One Tenebrio molitor chromosome 2, icTenMoli1.1, whole genome shotgun sequence genomic region harbors:
- the LOC138124473 gene encoding putative gustatory receptor 28b, whose amino-acid sequence MEKVTQKFVSIVRIVLIHSQIFGLMPFGFDETNFHPSRWNFSYTLLVLVLYLLFSIYSLRVVPNIVGLPSIFTASTIMAMIADLVYMLCCFVCCLVKREKLVQFLQKIMEFDINLQTNCIILDYQKTKNKMLLRLVVRHSRFLVLGVCGCYLSPWKNLPIDRFFELYEPVLVLFNTAFCFQVTELVLILKARFVILNKQLSNLVDFFTLHSINTLSAQRIVRKKSSSFIKICALHHLLSKSIKLFNRIFGLPLLLMFGVGFMMTVICLFFITVELQSPEIFWAHILYTALPCINIIIDTLYICDVCYSTIEEANKSGELIHKIDTEDHDMIDAIEMFSLQIANERVEFSAAGFFPINYTLVFSIVGGVTTYIIILIQLAAIISKQYMGH is encoded by the exons ATGGAAAAAGTCACTCAAAAATTTGTAAGCATAGTCAGAATCGTCTTGATCCACAGTCAAATTTTCGGATTGATGCCATTTGGCTTTGACGAAACAAATTTTCACCCTTCGCGTTGGAACTTCTCTTACACTCTTCTAGTCTTGGTATTGTATTTACTTTTCAGTATCTACTCTCTCCGAGTAGTTCCAAACATAGTAGGTCTACCTAGTATATTCACAGCATCAACCATAATGGCCATGATTGCTGATCTTGTCTACATGTTGTGTTGTTTCGTGTGTTGTTTGGTGAAGCGAGAGAAATTGGTACAGTTTTTGCAAAAGATAAtggaatttgatataaacCTGCAGACGAACTGCATCATCCTCGACTATCAAAAAACCAAGAACAAGATGTTATTGAGACTAGTAGTTCGCCACTCTCGTTTCTTGGTACTTGGTGTGTGTGGTTGTTATTTATCACCATGGAAAAATCTTCCCATCGACAGATTTTTCGAACTATATGAACCAGTCTTGGTCTTGTTCAACACAGCATTCTGCTTTCAAGTCACCGAACTAGTTCTAATCCTGAAAGCTAGATTTGTAATTCTGAACAAACAGCTCAGCAATCTGGTCGACTTCTTCACCCTCCACAGCATAAACACGCTTAGTGCGCAGAGAATAGTCCGAAAGAAGTCTTCCTCCTTTATCAAAATTTGCGCCTTGCACCATCTCCTCTCAAAATCGATCAAACTCTTCAATCGCATCTTCGGCTTGCCTCTGTTGCTGATGTTCGGTGTTGGGTTTATGATGACTGTGATTTGCTTATTCTTCATTACTGTTGAACTTCAATCGCCTGAAATATTTTGGGCCCATATCTTGTACACCGCTTTGCCATGCATAAATATAATCATCGACACACTTTACATCTGCGACGTGTGCTACTCGACGATCGAGGAG GCCAACAAATCCGGAGAACTCATTCACAAAATCGACACTGAAGACCACGACATGATTGATGCAATTGAGATGTTTTCTTTGCAAATCGCCAACGAACGAGTCGAATTCAGCGCTGCTGGATTTTTTCCGATCAATTACACTTTGGTGTTTTCT ATTGTCGGAGGTGTGACTACCtacataattatattaatacaACTGGCAGCAATTATCAGTAAACAATACATGGGACATTAA